One segment of Bacteroidales bacterium DNA contains the following:
- a CDS encoding RNA polymerase sigma-70 factor: MLFRSNFKGLCFFAVTYVKDYETAKELVQDSFITLWEKRDTIDLSKPVKTYLTTTIRNRCLNYLRDNKKFNKEILNIESIHIEAEQADNKLGEKELKNKINDAISELPEKCREVFILSRYENLKYQQIADTLQISIKTVETQMSKALQHMRERLAEYINALLIIISEILFMNKF, translated from the coding sequence CTGCTTTTCAGGAGCAATTTTAAAGGATTATGTTTTTTTGCTGTTACTTATGTTAAGGATTACGAAACCGCAAAGGAGCTTGTTCAGGATTCGTTTATTACGCTTTGGGAAAAAAGAGATACAATAGATTTGTCGAAACCGGTTAAAACATACCTTACCACAACCATCCGCAACCGCTGTTTAAATTACCTGAGAGATAACAAAAAATTTAATAAAGAAATATTGAATATAGAAAGCATTCATATTGAAGCCGAGCAAGCCGATAACAAACTCGGTGAAAAAGAATTAAAAAATAAGATAAATGATGCTATAAGTGAACTTCCCGAAAAATGCAGAGAAGTGTTTATTTTAAGCCGTTATGAAAATTTGAAATACCAGCAAATTGCCGATACATTGCAGATTTCAATTAAAACCGTTGAAACACAAATGTCTAAAGCATTGCAGCACATGAGAGAGCGGCTTGCAGAGTATATAAATGCTTTGTTAATAATTATATCGGAAATTTTGTTTATGAATAAATTTTAA
- a CDS encoding FecR domain-containing protein, translating into MENNQTYYTDLLAKYFSGEANTEEMLLLSDWLNSDVNNKKTFEEYQKTWFAIEKNKIETKLDVEDEWLKVKSKISKETKEETPVYRLAPVEAQSKNIFVKVLRIAAVILLLCVSTYFIYNYLNKPKYETLIAQVETIKNKLPDGSEITLNANSTIEYPKKFAGNKRVIKLKGEAYFNVTHDKTKPFIVSTDDINIEVLGTSFYVNTNGANGKVEVVLTEGRVAIYYKNNISEKIILASGEKAEISKTEETITKSVNNDENYMAFKTKKIIFNNTSLKELVKTLNKVYHSDIIIKNNKLSDCTVNVSFDNQSLESVLNVLKSTLDIKIKTNGSKIEINGNGCK; encoded by the coding sequence ATGGAAAACAACCAGACATATTATACAGATTTGTTAGCAAAGTACTTCTCCGGTGAAGCAAACACCGAAGAAATGCTTCTGCTTTCCGACTGGTTGAATTCCGATGTTAATAATAAAAAAACATTTGAGGAATATCAGAAAACATGGTTTGCTATTGAAAAGAATAAAATCGAAACAAAGCTTGATGTAGAAGATGAATGGCTAAAAGTTAAATCCAAAATAAGCAAGGAAACAAAAGAAGAAACTCCTGTTTACCGCCTTGCACCTGTTGAAGCACAGAGCAAGAACATTTTCGTGAAAGTTTTGAGAATAGCAGCTGTAATTTTGCTGCTCTGTGTTTCAACTTATTTTATTTACAATTATCTTAACAAACCTAAATACGAAACACTCATTGCACAGGTTGAAACCATAAAAAACAAATTACCCGATGGCAGTGAAATAACACTGAATGCAAATTCCACTATTGAATATCCTAAAAAATTCGCAGGAAATAAAAGAGTTATAAAACTTAAAGGTGAAGCATACTTTAATGTTACACATGACAAAACAAAACCTTTTATTGTTTCAACAGATGATATAAATATTGAAGTTTTGGGAACATCATTTTATGTAAATACTAACGGTGCAAACGGCAAGGTTGAAGTAGTTCTTACCGAAGGCAGAGTAGCAATTTATTACAAAAATAATATTTCTGAAAAAATAATTCTTGCATCAGGCGAGAAAGCCGAAATTTCAAAAACAGAGGAAACAATAACGAAATCGGTGAACAATGATGAAAATTATATGGCATTTAAAACAAAGAAAATTATTTTTAATAATACATCTTTAAAAGAACTTGTAAAGACCTTAAATAAAGTTTATCATTCCGATATTATAATTAAAAACAATAAGCTATCAGATTGTACGGTAAATGTTTCATTCGATAACCAATCTCTGGAGTCGGTTTTAAATGTTCTTAAATCAACGCTTGATATAAAAATAAAAACCAACGGTTCCAAAATTGAAATCAACGGCAACGGTTGCAAATAA